The Aquificaceae bacterium genome contains the following window.
TCTTCAATCTTTACATCTATATCATATTCACCCTCCATAAGTCCCTTTTTGAGGAAATAGTTTTGAAGGTCAAGGTTCAGAGCTTCAATAAAGTCTGTGTTGAATATGGCTGGAAGTTTTTCTCTGTGTTTTTTGAATAGGTTTTCTATTTTTTTATTTTCTCCTTCGTATTTCAAGTCTTTCAAAACCTGTTTTTTACCCTGAATAATTTCTATGCGCACTTTCACGCTCTTTTCATCTCTGAGAATATCCTTGTCTAACCTGCCAGTCGCAAGAGTGTAACCATCCTTGCGGAGCTTTTCAAGTTGAGAATTCAGGAGCGCTTCCAGTGTGTCCTCGTCGTAGAGCTGTCCCTCAAAGCCTTCTCCAACCATCCTGTATCTTTCCCCCTCTTGGACTCTGAAGTTTATGCTCTCTCCTTTTACTTCGTAGTCAACCCTCACATCAAAAAAACCCTTTCTGTGGTAAGCCCTTATGATGTTTTCCTTTGCCTCCTCAAGAGAGAAGGGGTCAACCCCCTTTCTTTCCAGACCGCTTATTACTGCGAGCTCCTTTTCTGTGAAAAAGGAAGCACCTTCTGCGTGCACTCTGTATCTTTTTCCTTCAATTATCTGAAAGATGGGTCTGGCAACGAAGCCTCTTCCTGTTATGGCACCCAGGGTGGCAAGGGGATGGCTGAAAAGGTTTGATATGCCTTCAGATATTGAGCCGAGTATTCTTAAGGGTTTCCTTTTCACCTCCATTTCTCTTGGCATAAGAACCTCGTAGAAGGGTCTTTTTAGTCTTAGCTTTTCCAGACCCTCGTAGTAGACAAAGCTATCCCAGAACCCTTCCCCTATGTAAAAGTCCTGGAGCTGAAACACGCTATCTCTGAAAAGGCTTTCCTTTACCACTCTACCTCTTACAAGCCCTATTGCCTGGTCCAGGATGGAGGGTGGGTAGCTTGAACCTCTGTATACTCCTCCCTCTGTAAAATATACTGGTCCCTCATCTATTCCTATGTAGAGGTCTATGTAACCTTCTTCGTCTTTTATCAGCGTCACGCCTACTGAGGTGTCAAGAAAACCTCTGTCCATGTAAAGCCTTTTTATCCTTTCTTCTACATCTCCCTCTCTGAACTCAGGACCCCGCACAGGCATACCCTCATAAAAGCCAAGGTATGAAAGTATCTCCTCCCTCAGAAGTGCCACGTTTCCCCTTATATGTATAGACCTAATTATTGGAAACCTCTCCACATATATGTATATACTTTCTCCATCCTCCATGAGGTAAACATCCTTCACATCCTCTATTTTCCTGATAATATCAATCATTTCCCTGTAATTCTGCTGGTTTACAGTCCTCTCCAGATTGCTTTTCCTGAGTGGGTAATTGGATATGATAAAAACCTGAGCAAAGAGGCTCATGGGAAAAAGGAGGAGAAGAAGAAAAGGGAGCATATTATAATTTTAGCAATGGACCTCAGCAGAAAGGTGCTCTTTTCAAACCCCGGCCTGGGTTATGCGGATATTCAGAAAAAGGACGAGAAAGAAGTTGCTATTGAGTTTGAATCCATACTTCTCAAGGAGATTCTGAAGGCAGCCTTCAAGCCAATTCTTGAGAGTAAGTCTTTTGACACCAGGCTATACTACGATACCTTCCTTGAAAATCTCAGTAAAAAGCTGGCGGAGGCGGGAGGAATTGGTATAGCAAGGTTCATACTAGAGAACATTAAAGATGGGAAGACTTGACAGGGTAAGTCCTTTTATAGTTATGGACATCCTCAAGGAGGCTCAGAACATAGGGGATGTAGTCCATATGGAAATAGGCGAGCCAGACCTTGAACCTCCACCCGGTGCAGTAGAGGCTCTTGAGAGGGCTGTGAGGGAAAAGAGATACTTCTACACACCAAGCCTCGGCCTATGGGAACTCAGGGAACGCGTAGCCCGGCACTATTACGAATACTATCATGTTGACGTATCCCCATCAAGAGTTATCATAACAACGGGCACATCAGGAGCCTTTCTTGTGGCCTATGCCATACTTATGAACGCAGGAGAAAAGGTTGTGCTTTCTGACCCTTCCTACCCCTGCTACAAGAACTTTGCTCATGTGCTGGACATAGAGCCCCTTTTTGTAAGGGTAGACAGAAGCACAAGGTATCAGATAGTCCCCGACCAGTTAAAAGACCTCCAGGACTTTACTGCTGTCCATATATCCTCTCCTGCAAACCCCACTGGCACACTCTATGAGGAGGATAATCTGAAGGCACTTGTAGAATACTGTGAGGAGAGGGGTAAATACTTCATATCGGATGAGATATACCATGGTCTTGTTTATGATAGAAAGGAAAAAACCGCCCTTGAATTCAGCCAGAAGGCTATAGTTATAAATGGGTTTTCAAAGGCTTTCTGCATGCCTGGCTTCAGGCTTGGCTGGATGATACTCCCTGATGAAGATATGGTAAGAAGGGCAGAGCTGGTTATACAGAACCTCTACATATCTGCCCCAGTTCTGAGCCAGTATGCTGCCCTGGAAGCTTTTGACTATGACTATCTGAGAAGGGTCAGGGATGTTTACAGGGAGAGAAGGGATTTTCTTTACGCGGATTTAAGGGATTTACTTGATATTGATGCATATCCCGATGGTGCCTTCTACATCTGGGCGAGCGTAGAAAAGTATGGACTTGATGGCTACAGCCTGTCGCAGGAGCTTTTGAGAAAGGCAAGGGTTGCAGTTACGCCGGGTATAGATTTTGGAACCAACAACACAGATAGATACATAAGGATATCCTTTGCAAAGGATGGAGGCACCCTCAGAGAGGGTGCCAGAAGGATAAGGGATTACTTTATGAGATAGATTCTCACAGCCCTCTGCTGCGCATGTTTTGGACCCAGAAGGTCTGCCACCTCCTTACCGTAAGAGGCTATTCTCATTCTTCCAATGTCTACTCCCTTCTTTGCAAGATAGCTGGCAACCATCTGCGCCCTCCACATGGATAGGTTGAAGTTATACCTGCTGCTTCCCCTTGTGTCTGCAAAACCTACTATAAGCACCTCTCTGCTATCGCCTCTTAGCTTTTCCACCATATCGTCAAGTTTTTTGGCTTCAGACTTCTTTATGTTGAACCTGTCAAAATCAAAGAAAACCACTCCTACTTCCTCCAGCTGCCATCTGTAGGGACCAACTCCATCTTCTCTTTTGGGTGCAGGTGCTGGCCTCTGTTCAAGAGCCCTTATCCTTTTTTCGTGGTCTTCAGCCACACCCTCCAGCTTCTTAACCCTTCCTTCAAGGTCTCCAACCTTCCTGTTTGCCTCTTCTGCCTTTTTGTTTGCCTCTTCTGCCAGCTTCTTGCTCTCAACTATTGCATCAAAATATCCCTTGTAGCACTTGTCCAACATGTATTTAGAGAAAACCTCTTGAGGACTTCCGCAGGGGTCCATGGGCTTCTGTTGGGCAAATACAACTCCGGAGAAAAGAGCTACAGCAAGAACTGCCTTTCTCATGTTTCCACCTCCTTTCCTTGACTTGTATATATTATACATCGCTCTTTATGAAAAAATTGTTAAGTTTTAAAGGAAGCTCTGAGTTTTTCAACTATACTCCTCATGATTTCGTCCGCCTGCTCCCCCTCTCGTGTTATTATCCTGTGAGAAAGGCATAGTGGGGCAAGTTCAAGAATGTCCTCTGGAACAACGAAATCTCTGTCCCTTGTGAAGGCCATCGCCTTGGCGCAGTTTATGAGGTGCATGAGACCCCTCGTGGATACACCGAGCAGTATCCCAGGGTGCTGCCTGGTGGCATGGGCTATTTCCACCGCAAGGTGGGCAACTTCTGGAGAAACGTAGAACTTTCTTATACTTTCCATGACAGAGGCTAGGTCCTGAAGCTTTACCACCGGTTTTAACCTTTCAACTTTTTCAAGGGGATTTTCTCCCCTCAATGTAAAAAGCTGGCGGAGGCGGGAGGAATTGGTATAGCAAGGTTCATACTAGAGAACATTAAAGATGGGAAGACTTGACAGGGTAAGTCCTTTTATAGTTATGGACATCCTCAAGGAGGCTCAGAACATAGGGGATGTAGTCCATATGGAAATAGGCGAGCCAGACCTTGAACCTCCACCCGGTGCAGTAGAGGCTCTTGAGAGGGCTGTGAGGGAAAAGAGATACTTCTACACACCAAGCCTCGGCCTATGGGAACTCAGGGAACGCGTAGCCCGGCACTATTACGAATACTATCATGTTGACGTATCCCCATCAAGAGTTATCATAACAACGGGCACATCAGGAGCCTTTCTTGTGGCCTATGCCATACTTATGAACGCAGGAGAAAAGGTTGTGCTTTCTGACCCTTCCTACCCCTGCTACAAGAACTTTGCTCATGTGCTGGACATAGAGCCCCTTTTTGTAAGGGTAGACAGAAGCACAAGGTATCAGATAGTCCCCGACCAGTTAAAAGACCTCCAGGACTTTACTGCTGTCCATATATCCTCTCCTGCAAACCCCACTGGCACACTCTATGAGGAGGATAATCTGAAGGCACTTGTAGAATACTGTGAGGAGAGGGGTAAATACTTCATATCGGATGAGATATACCATGGTCTTGTTTATGATAGAAAGGAAAAAACCGCCCTTGAATTCAGCCAGAAGGCTATAGTTATAAATGGGTTTTCAAAGGCTTTCTGCATGCCTGGCTTCAGGCTTGGCTGGATGATACTCCCTGATGAAGATATGGTAAGAAGGGCAGAGCTGGTTATACAGAACCTCTACATATCTGCCCCAGTTCTGAGCCAGTATGCTGCCCTGGAAGCTTTTGACTATGACTATCTGAGAAGGGTCAGGGATGTTTACAGGGAGAGAAGGGATTTTCTTTACGCGGATTTAAGGGATTTACTTGATATTGATGCATATCCCGATGGTGCCTTCTACATCTGGGCGAGCGTAGAAAAGTATGGACTTGATGGCTACAGCCTGTCGCAGGAGCTTTTGAGAAAGGCAAGGGTTGCAGTTACGCCGGGTATAGATTTTGGAACCAACAACACAGATAGATACATAAGGATATCCTTTGCAAAGGATGGAGGCACCCTCAGAGAGGGTGCCAGAAGGATAAGGGATTACTTTATGAGATAGATTCTCACAGCCCTCTGCTGCGCATGTTTTGGACCCAGAAGGTCTGCCACCTCCTTACCGTAAGAGGCTATTCTCATTCTTCCAATGTCTACTCCCTTCTTTGCAAGATAGCTGGCAACCATCTGCGCCCTCCACATGGATAGGTTGAAGTTATACCTGCTGCTTCCCCTTGTGTCTGCAAAACCTACTATAAGCACCTCTCTGCTATCGCCTCTTAGCTTTTCCACCATATCGTCAAGTTTTTTGGCTTCAGACTTCTTTATGTTGAACCTGTCAAAATCAAAGAAAACCACTCCTACTTCCTCCAGCTGCCATCTGTAGGGACCAACTCCATCTTCTCTTTTGGGTGCAGGTGCTGGCCTCTGTTCAAGAGCCCTTATCCTTTTTTCGTGGTCTTCAGCCACACCCTCCAGCTTCTTAACCCTTCCTTCAAGGTCTCCAACCTTCCTGTTTGCCTCTTCTGCCTTTTTGTTTGCCTCTTCTGCCAGCTTCTTGCTCTCAACTATTGCATCAAAATATCCCTTGTAGCACTTGTCCAACATGTATTTAGAGAAAACCTCTTGAGGACTTCCGCAGGGGTCCATGGGCTTCTGTTGGGCAAATACAACTCCGGAGAAAAGAGCTACAGCAAGAACTGCCTTTCTCATGTTTCCACCTCCTTTCCTTGACTTGTATATATTATACATCGCTCTTTATGAAAAAATTGTTAAGTTTTAAAGGAAGCTCTGAGTTTTTCAACTATACTCCTCATGATTTCGTCCGCCTGCTCCCCCTCTCGTGTTATTATCCTGTGAGAAAGGCATAGTGGGGCAAGTTCAAGAATGTCCTCTGGAACAACGAAATCTCTGTCCCTTGTGAAGGCCATCGCCTTGGCGCAGTTTATGAGGTGCATGAGACCCCTCGTGGATACACCGAGCAGTATCCCAGGGTGCTGCCTGGTGGCATGGGCTATTTCCACCGCAAGGTGGGCAACTTCTGGAGAAACGTAGAACTTTCTTATACTTTCCATGACAGAGGCTAGGTCCTGAAGCTTTACCACCGGTTTTAACCTTTCAACTTTTTCAAGGGGATTTTCTCCCCTCAATATCTGGGCCTCCGTTTCCATGTCTGGGTATCCGAGGCTCAGCCTCATGCTGAACCTGTCAAGCTGGGATTCTGGAAGAGGATAAGTGCCGTGCTGTTCCACAGGGTTCTGGGTTGCTATAACGAAGAAGGGCTGTGGAAGCTCGTGGGTTACGCCATCCACGGAGACCTTCCCCTCTGCCATGGCTTCCAAAAGGGCACTCTGGGTTTTGGGTGTAGCCCTGTTTATCTCATCTGCAAGTATGAGGTTGTTGAATATGGGCCCTTTCTTGAAAACAAAGGACTTTTTTGACTGATCGTAGAGACTCACTCCAAGTATGTCTGAAGGAAGAAGGTCGCTTGTGAACTGAATCCTTGCAAAGGAAAGACCCAGAACTCTTGCCATTGAAAGGGCAAGGGTTGTTTTCCCCACACCTGGCACATCCTCCAAAAGAAGATGCCCTCCAGAAAGGAGGCATATGAGGGAGTAGTTCACTACCTCGTCCTTCCCCTTCAGCACCCTCTTTATTTCTGATACAACTGTTTCAAGTTCCATACTCAGAACATTATACAGTGCTATAATTGTAAAACCATGCATTTGCAGGAAAAGTTGATAGCGGAAAGAGTGAAGGAGCTTGTGGAGCCAATAGTGAGAAACATGGGTTACAGACTTTTCGATGTGGAGTTCAGGTCTGAGAGGGGATGGGTGCTCAGAATAATACTTGATAAGGAAGGAGGCATAACCCTTGGGGACTGCGAGGAGGTAAGCAAAAGAATAAGCGCCCTGCTGGATGTGGAGGATATAATACCTGTTTCCTATGTGCTTGAGGTATCCTCACCCGGGCTGACAAGAGAGCTAACAAAACCTTCACACTTTGAGTTCTTTCAGGGAAGGCTCATAAGGGTGGTTCTCAGAGAACCTGTGGAAGGAAAGAGAGAGTTCAGGGGATACATAGAGGAGATTAGAGAAGGCATCCTTCGGCTCAAGGAAAAGGATACGGGTAAAGAATACCACATTCCCCTCTCCATCATCGCCAGAGCCAACCTGGAGCTTGAAAGATGGTAAAAAACCTCAAGAAGCTCATAGAACAGGTGGCAAAGGATAAGAACCTTCCTGAATGGGTTGTAGAGAAGTCTCTTAAGAACGCCATAGCACTCGCCATAAAAAGGGACAGGAGGATAAAGGAAGAGCTTGAAGTGCACCTTGAGGATGACCAGATAAAGGTATGCATAGTGAGAAGGAAAAACGGTGAGCTGGCAAAGTTTCCTCTGGACATATCAACAGAGGATGTGAACAGAATTGCCGCCCACGCAGCAAAAGAGGAGTTTCTGAAAGAGCTGGAAAAGGCGGAGGAGGAGAGGGGATACCTTGAATACCTTGAAAGAGAGGGAGAGATAGTGTTTGGCATAGTGAGGAGGGTAACGGATGAAGGAGAGGTTATAGTGGACCTGGGTAAGGTGGTGGGGATACTTCCACCAAGGGAACAGATAAGGAAAGAGGAATACAAGCAGGGGAGCAGACTCAAAGCCCTGCTTCTCAGCGTGAGAGAAAAAAAGGGAAGGTACGAAATTATACTGTCAAGGACGCATCCCAGATTTCTCAAAAAGCTCATAGAACATGAGGTGCCGGAGGTTGCCAGAGGTGATGTGGTCATAAAAGCCATAGTTAGAGAGCCGGGAGAGAGGGCAAAGGTGCTCGTGCACTCCGAAGACCCCAAGATTGACCCCGTGGGTGTTATAGTGGGTATAAGAGGTTCAAGAATAGCCCCCATATCTGAGGAGCTTTCTGGTGAAAAGATAGACATAATAAGATGGACCTCCGATGAGGAGGAACTTATAAAGAGAAGCATATCCCCCGCTCCTGTGTCAAGGATAAGGCTTGACAGAAAGAACAAAAGGGCGGAGGTAGCGGTGCCTAAAGAAAAGCTGTCCCTTGCCATAGGTAAGTATGGTGTAAATGTCAAACTGGCAAACAGACTTACGGGCTGGCATATAGATGTGATGTCTGAGGAAGACTTTGAAGCCCTGATGAAACTTACATGAACTCTCAGGAAGGTCTATACATAAAAAAGCTCGTCTACGGTGGTTATGGTCTTGCACAGAAGGAGGGCAAAAATGTTCTCGTGGACTATGCCCTTCCTGGAGAGATAGTGGATGTTCAGAGCCTTCAGGAAAAGAAGGACTATTCTCTTGCAAGGGTGAAGAAGGTGATAATGCCCTCCTCTGCCAGGAGAGAACCACCATGCCCTTATTTTGGGACCTGCGGAGGCTGTCAGCTCCAGCATATGGAATATTCAGCTCAGATAAAGTCAAAGGAAGAGATACTTCTTGAAACACTGAGTAGGATTGGAAAGCTGAAGGTAAGTAAGCTTGAACCTTCCCTCTTTTCTGAAGAGTTTGCATACAGGGTCAGGGTCCAGTTCAAAGTTTCCGGTGGAAAGCTGGGATTCTTTGAGAGAAGGAGCTACAGACTTGTGGAGATAGAGAAGTGCCTTGTGGCGCATCCTGCTATCAACGAGCTTATTCCGTCCCTGAAGGAGCTTGCGGTCAGGCTTGATGGTCTTAAGGAAATACATGTGCTTTACTCCCCGCAGGAGGGAGAGGCCCTCCTCAAGCTCCTTTCAGAGAAAAGCTTTCCAAGAGAAAGGCTTAAAAAGCTTACAGAAACCACGCTTCCCAAGAAAGTTGTTGGCGTTTGTCTTTACAGAGAACACAGGTTGCATACCATCGGCAGAGATTTTACCTTTGTAAGGATTGGTCCCTACAGATACAGGGTAAGTATGGACTCCTTCCTTCAGGTGAACCATCTTCTCTGGGAAGCCTTTGTGAATTCTGCCCTTCCCGGAGAGAGGTTCGACAGGGTGCTTGAGCTACACTGTGGAATAGGCTTTTTTAGCCTTTTCCTTGCTGGCAGGTCCGACTTTGTCCTCTCCTACGACACAAGCAGGTCTGCCATAAGAGATGCAGAGTATAACGCCAGAATCAACTCTGTTAGCAATGTGAGCTTTCAGCAGGAAAGCAGTATGGAAGCCCTCAAAAGACATGCAGGAGAAGCCATAGACCTTCTTTTCCTTGACCCACCGCGGTCAGGACTTTCCGATGGCGAGACAAAGCTTATTCTTAAGAACAGTCCCCGAGAAATTGTATATGTCTCATGTGAGCCCACAACCCTCGCTAGAGACCTGAAGGTTCTGGTAAAGGGTGGATACAGACTGACGAGCCTGAGGATGGTTGATAACTTTCCCAATACCTATCATATTGAAGCAATAGCTCATCTGAGGCTGGAGTAATGCACCTCAGAAGGGTTTTCATGGAAGAACCCGTACTAAGGATACTTGACAGAAGTCTGGATTTTTCAAGTATCTCTGAACTTGCCACCTGCTGTGTATGGTCATAAACTAAAATTCTTACTATCAGAAGAGTATAAAAAAAGGAGGTAAACCCATGCACGTCCTCAAAAGGAGCGGAAAGAAGGAGTCTCTGGACATTTCCAAGATTCGTATAGTCATAGATTTTGCGTGTGCAGGTATAGACGTGGACCCTATGGAGCTGGAGCTGGATGCTCAGATACAGTTCAGGGACGGCATAAGCACAAAGGAGATACAGCAGCTCCTTATAAGGACAGCAGCAGAAAAGGTTTCACCTCAGACTCCTCAGTGGCAGTATGTGGCGGCAAGGCTCCTTCTTTACGACCTTTACAAGGATGTGGGGCATCTCAGGGGTTATAAGGTAAAGGACAAGATAAACGGTAAATACAAACCTTACAACCCGGAGAGTTTCTACAGGCTTGTAAAAACCTACGCGGAAAGGGGAATATATGGAGATTATCTTATCAGGGAATACACAGAAGAGGACTTTAACCAGCTCGCCAGATATATAGACCCAGACAGGGACCTGCTTTTTACCTACACAGGAATAAAGGTGCTTGCAGACAGGTATCTGGTGAGGGATGAGGATGGAAACATAATAGAGCTTCCTCAGGAGATGTATATGCTAATAGCCATGACCCTCGCTCTTCCCGAGAAAAGGGAAGATAGACTCGGCTATGCAAAACTCTTCTATGACCTTATGAGCAGACATGAAGTATCTCTTGCCACCCCTACTCTGATGAACGCCAGAAGAACCCACACACAGCTGAGCTCCTGCTTTGTGCTTACGGTGGATGACGACTTGTATGACATTTTTGACAACGTGCAGAAGGCTGGTCAGATTTCCAAGTTTGCAGGTGGTCTTGGCATATACCTTGGAAAGATAAGGGCAACGGGCGCTCCCATAAGGAAGTTCAAGGGGGCAAGCTCTGGCGTCCTTCCGGTGGTCAAAATTCTCAACGATGTGATGATATATGTGGACCAGCTCGGGATGAGAAAGGGTTCTGCAAGTATAACCCTTGACATATGGCACAAGGACATACTGGAATTTCTTGAAGTAAAGACCAACGTGGGCGATGAGAGGAAAAAGGCTCACGACATACATCCGGCTATAGCCATACCCGACCTATTTATGAAAAGGCTTAAGGCAAGGCAGAAGTGGACCCTTATTGACCCCTACTACTGCAAGAATGTAAAGGATGGCAAAAACCTTGAGGACCTCTACGGAGAAGAGTTTGAGGAGCTATACGAGAGGCTGGAAAGGGAGGTTCCATCCAACGCAAAGAAGGAAGTGGACGCCTTTGAGCTCTGGAAGAGGCTTCTGACCGTTGTCTTTGAAACGGGGGAGCCCTATATCTTTTTCAGGGATACCGCAAACAGACTTAACCCCAACAAACACTGCGGAATGGTATACAGCTCTAATTTATGCCATGAAATAGTGCAGAACATGTCTGCAACCACGCACATAGAGGATACCCTGCAGGAGGATGGCACCATAGTCCACAGGAAAAGAGCCGGTGATGTAGTGGTCTGCAATCTGGGGTCTATAAACCTTGGAAAAGTCTACTCAAAGGAGGATATGGAAAGGGTGGTGCCGCTTCTTGTAAGGATGCTGGACAATGTGATAAGCATAAACTTCTATGCAATAAAGGAGGCAGAGTGGACAAATCGCAGATACAGGTCCATAGGTATAGGCGTGAGCAACTACCACTACTGCCTTGTAAAAAAGGGTATCCAGTGGGAGTCAGAGGAGCACCTTGAGTTTACAAAGGAGCTTTTTGAAAGAATAGCCTTCTACGCTATAAAGGGTTCCATGGAGCTGGCAAAGGAAAGGGGAGCATATCCCCTCTTTGAAGGTTCAGACTGGAGCAGGGGTGTATTCTTTGGAAGGTCTGCGGAGGAAAACAGGAGGATTTCAAAGAACGGTTTTGACTGGGTATCCCTTGCGGAAGAGGTCAAAAAGAACGGCATGAGAAACGCCTATCTGCTGGCAGTTATGCCCACGGGCTCCACCTCCCTCATAGTGGGTGCCACACCTTCCATAGACCCAATTTTTGCCAAGTTTTACAAAGAGGAAAACATGTCTGGCATCCTGCCTCAGGTGCCTCCAGAGATTGATAGATACTTCTGGCACTACAAGAGCGCCTACAGTATAGACCAGGAATGGGTCATAAGAGCGGCGGCTGCAAGGCAGAAGTGGATAGACCAGGCGCAGTCCCTTAACCTCTTCATAGACCCCGAGCAGATAGATGGTCCAAGGCTTTCAAGACTTTACGAACTTGCCTGGGAACTTGGACTCAAAACAGTTTACTATACAAGGAGCAAGTCCATGACAGACATTGAAGAATGTGAAAGCTGCTCCACATGAGGAGGTAGAAGATGGAAAGGACTATAATCTTCAATCCAGGAGGCGACAGAGAACCCTCAAAGCGAAGGATAGCCTTTGGCAATCCCACCAACATAATGGAGCTGAACAGCGTCAAGTATCAGTGGGCTTTTGACCTCTACAAGACAATGGGCTTTACCAACTTCTGGATTCCCGAAGAGATACCTATGAATGAGGACAGAAAACAGTATGAGAAGGAGCTATCCCAGTATGAGAAAAGAGCCTATGAGATGGTTCTCTCCTTCCTTATAGCCCTTGACTCCTATCAGGTGAACATGCTTAAAGAGTTTGCACGCTACATTACAGCACCTGAGCTTGTTATGGCTCTCACTTCCCAGGAGTTTCAGGAAGCACTTCACAGCTATTCTTACCAGTTTGTGCTTGAGAGCGTTGTGGACCCCAGGATTGCGGACGAGATATACAACTACTGGAGGCAGGACCAGGTTCTTATGGAACGCAACAGGGTCATCGCAGAGCTATACAACGAGTTCATAAGAAAACCAACAGAAGAAAACTTCATAAAGGCAGTCTTCGGGAACTATGTGCTCGAGAGTCTGTATTTTTACTCTGGCTTTGCCTTCTTCTATACCCTGGGAAGGCAGGGGAAGATGAGGAATACGGTTCAGCAGATAAAGTATATCAACAGGGATGAACTTACGCATGTGACCCTCTTTAGAAACATCATCCTTACCCTCAGGGAAGAACAGCCAGAACTTTTTACGCCAGAGCTTGAAAAATGGGTCTATGAATTTTTCAGGTTTGCCACGGAAAAGGAGATAGAGTGGGGCAAATACGTGACCCAGAACCAGATACTTGGGCTGAACGATTACCTGATAGACAGGTATATAAAGTATCTTTCCAACCTCAGGCTCACGCAGCTTGGCTACAAACCACTCTATCCGGAGGTTACAGACAACCCAATGAAATGGATAGACCAGTTCAGAACGATAAACGACACAAAAACCGACTTCTTCCAGGCAAAGCCACAGACCTATGCCAAAAGAAGCGAACTAAAGTGGTAGAAGACAGGCAAAGGGCTTCAGATTGTTTTCGAGCTTTTCTGCATAAGTCTGAAGCCTATCTCTCCTGAGAGGGTGAAGTAGGTTTGGGTTCAGCTCAAGAAGTGGGAAAAGGAAAAAATCCCTCTCTGTCAGGTAAAGATGCGGAACTCTCAGAAAGCTGAGCATCAGGATGTGGTTTTCATACAGCAGTATGTCAAGGTCTATCTCCCTCGGTCCCCATCTTTCCCTTGGCTTCCTGCCAGTCTTCTGCTCAATTTCCTTCAAAACTTTAAGGAGGCCTATAGGTTCCAGCTTAGTTTCAAACTCAAGGACGCCGTTTATAAACTCAGGCTGGTCTGTCTTGCCCCAGGGTTTGCTTATGTATAGGGTGGAGACTTTCAGGATAGAGCCATAGTCCTTCAAAAGCTCAAGGGCTTTCAGGATGTAAGAGAGCCTGTCCTCCACATTGCTGCC
Protein-coding sequences here:
- a CDS encoding BamA/TamA family outer membrane protein is translated as MLPFLLLLLFPMSLFAQVFIISNYPLRKSNLERTVNQQNYREMIDIIRKIEDVKDVYLMEDGESIYIYVERFPIIRSIHIRGNVALLREEILSYLGFYEGMPVRGPEFREGDVEERIKRLYMDRGFLDTSVGVTLIKDEEGYIDLYIGIDEGPVYFTEGGVYRGSSYPPSILDQAIGLVRGRVVKESLFRDSVFQLQDFYIGEGFWDSFVYYEGLEKLRLKRPFYEVLMPREMEVKRKPLRILGSISEGISNLFSHPLATLGAITGRGFVARPIFQIIEGKRYRVHAEGASFFTEKELAVISGLERKGVDPFSLEEAKENIIRAYHRKGFFDVRVDYEVKGESINFRVQEGERYRMVGEGFEGQLYDEDTLEALLNSQLEKLRKDGYTLATGRLDKDILRDEKSVKVRIEIIQGKKQVLKDLKYEGENKKIENLFKKHREKLPAIFNTDFIEALNLDLQNYFLKKGLMEGEYDIDVKIEEDEKTTFYIYIYRVKEGPVYKTGETVYYGYNKTSLRELSYMTEKSEDYSEMLNDMTLHNMLSSGIFSGVSIDTFVDREKKLVHRLIQVSEDKRGIFDLSLGYNTEENISLESFLGLKNLFGLGISSGFRYRRTGKRELYDLSISDNFFFSSRYWFKSNMFKSYEEHKSYTLDSYGSNLQLGYRITRDTSIGPVFSILKNKVDGQVFHIRKYGTFLIREFKDDIFSPSRIHYDSISFSLVEGDARYARFDLSTFYLIPMQRGLKLSFKVASGAVWGDAPIFDRFFLGGLRDLRGYSFEEVGQPDGGKYYTFGRLEFILPLREPFVGVVFGDAGSVANKPRDLFRDVKADAGGALGVNTPIGPIRLDIAFPFEKEWFRKFKVYLSVGYYY
- a CDS encoding aminotransferase class I/II-fold pyridoxal phosphate-dependent enzyme codes for the protein MGRLDRVSPFIVMDILKEAQNIGDVVHMEIGEPDLEPPPGAVEALERAVREKRYFYTPSLGLWELRERVARHYYEYYHVDVSPSRVIITTGTSGAFLVAYAILMNAGEKVVLSDPSYPCYKNFAHVLDIEPLFVRVDRSTRYQIVPDQLKDLQDFTAVHISSPANPTGTLYEEDNLKALVEYCEERGKYFISDEIYHGLVYDRKEKTALEFSQKAIVINGFSKAFCMPGFRLGWMILPDEDMVRRAELVIQNLYISAPVLSQYAALEAFDYDYLRRVRDVYRERRDFLYADLRDLLDIDAYPDGAFYIWASVEKYGLDGYSLSQELLRKARVAVTPGIDFGTNNTDRYIRISFAKDGGTLREGARRIRDYFMR
- a CDS encoding OmpA family protein; protein product: MRKAVLAVALFSGVVFAQQKPMDPCGSPQEVFSKYMLDKCYKGYFDAIVESKKLAEEANKKAEEANRKVGDLEGRVKKLEGVAEDHEKRIRALEQRPAPAPKREDGVGPYRWQLEEVGVVFFDFDRFNIKKSEAKKLDDMVEKLRGDSREVLIVGFADTRGSSRYNFNLSMWRAQMVASYLAKKGVDIGRMRIASYGKEVADLLGPKHAQQRAVRIYLIK
- a CDS encoding MoxR family ATPase, with the translated sequence MELETVVSEIKRVLKGKDEVVNYSLICLLSGGHLLLEDVPGVGKTTLALSMARVLGLSFARIQFTSDLLPSDILGVSLYDQSKKSFVFKKGPIFNNLILADEINRATPKTQSALLEAMAEGKVSVDGVTHELPQPFFVIATQNPVEQHGTYPLPESQLDRFSMRLSLGYPDMETEAQILRGENPLEKVERLKPVVKLQDLASVMESIRKFYVSPEVAHLAVEIAHATRQHPGILLGVSTRGLMHLINCAKAMAFTRDRDFVVPEDILELAPLCLSHRIITREGEQADEIMRSIVEKLRASFKT
- the rimP gene encoding ribosome maturation factor RimP, which produces MHLQEKLIAERVKELVEPIVRNMGYRLFDVEFRSERGWVLRIILDKEGGITLGDCEEVSKRISALLDVEDIIPVSYVLEVSSPGLTRELTKPSHFEFFQGRLIRVVLREPVEGKREFRGYIEEIREGILRLKEKDTGKEYHIPLSIIARANLELERW
- the nusA gene encoding transcription termination factor NusA, encoding MVKNLKKLIEQVAKDKNLPEWVVEKSLKNAIALAIKRDRRIKEELEVHLEDDQIKVCIVRRKNGELAKFPLDISTEDVNRIAAHAAKEEFLKELEKAEEERGYLEYLEREGEIVFGIVRRVTDEGEVIVDLGKVVGILPPREQIRKEEYKQGSRLKALLLSVREKKGRYEIILSRTHPRFLKKLIEHEVPEVARGDVVIKAIVREPGERAKVLVHSEDPKIDPVGVIVGIRGSRIAPISEELSGEKIDIIRWTSDEEELIKRSISPAPVSRIRLDRKNKRAEVAVPKEKLSLAIGKYGVNVKLANRLTGWHIDVMSEEDFEALMKLT